A single region of the Brassica rapa cultivar Chiifu-401-42 chromosome A03, CAAS_Brap_v3.01, whole genome shotgun sequence genome encodes:
- the LOC103858205 gene encoding desiccation-related protein At2g46140: protein MASTEQKEVEENGSMISGLLDKAKGFFAEKLANVPTPEAAVDNVDFKGVTRQGVDYHAKVSVKNPYSQTIPICQISYVLKSATRTIASGTIPDPGSLVGNKTTVLDVPVKVAYSIAVSLMKDIGSDWDIDYQLDIGLTFDIPVVGDITIPVSTQGEIKLPSLRDFF, encoded by the exons ATGGCATCAACGGAGCAAAAGGAGGTAGAAGAAAATGGGTCGATGATTTCAGGTTTGTTGGACAAAGCCAAAGGTTTCTTTGCAGAGAAGCTAGCGAATGTTCCGACGCCTGAAGCCGCCGTGGACAACGTCGATTTCAAAGGCGTGACACGTCAAGGTGTAGACTATCACGCCAAGGTCTCCGTCAAGAATCCTTACTCTCAGACGATCCCTATTTGCCAGATCTCTTACGTCCTCAAGAGCGCCACAAG GACGATAGCGTCGGGTACAATACCGGACCCGGGTTCGTTGGTTGGGAACAAGACAACGGTTTTGGACGTACCGGTTAAGGTGGCCTATAGCATAGCGGTTAGTCTGATGAAGGACATTGGCTCGGACTGGGACATTGACTATCAACTTGACATTGGACTAACCTTCGATATTCCTGTTGTTGGTGACATTACCATTCCTGTCTCTACTCAGGGTGAGATCAAGCTCCCTTCCCTTCGCGACttcttttaa